The Carassius gibelio isolate Cgi1373 ecotype wild population from Czech Republic chromosome A1, carGib1.2-hapl.c, whole genome shotgun sequence region tgtcaactaatttagtaatcgattcgtcgctaaataaattttatttgccataagcggctcatttcgtgcatatttcaaatctgcagtgaccaaagtgtggcagtaatgagccaccggaggttttactcagccagtacagcaggtgaagtagcgaatagccaatagctggcctcgttttatgtcacgtgcttcccgaacagcgtctctgcagcattcagcgggaagtgggagaactttactttgagccttcaaaatgaagagtaacctgtaaactctgcactactgaactgtttaaggggccgttcacatatcgtgtcttttgcgtgctcaagttcgttatttcctatgtaggcgcgcagtatgcactctcataatggaagcgacgcggtcgcgacacgcacgcggtgcgatgcgcccgtttttccaggcgcgtccacaccgcatccatttatcctttgctgaaatttccgggtcttcatggagagggcacgtcatggagagagcacgtcatggagagagcacgtcatggttgcttagcaaaggcagacgccccaggggcgcttctgcccgagcgctttggaaagaaggagaaagcggcgcgactagcgttttccacgcgtttttaggtgcgatatgtgaacgtcccctaagaattttatttgtgcagattctccagtacaaggttgtttgcaaaagtttagtcgtaaaagctgataacattgctttttaacagttaacatttaaagctttacaaacatgttatgtgatcagtttgtcgtttaccagttcataattcaggcttgcagcctaattatgactgaatgagagaggtaaatgtttgagtatatttaaaatgctcttcttttctaagtattcactgctctttttcacacagcaggttttttgtgtgtgtcccaattttttttttttctggacaaacttctgatggattttactttaaattgtgagttccattcaggtttcatgccattggcactttttttcgaaggattgtttacaatttcacagcataagctataaagctttttcccagtaaataataaaatgcaatgcactgcaattttattctgttttatctttatacttcgtgaaaatatgttctcaaagattccttaagctttgtttgggatgttaaactactttaggagctctaaggactgccatggtgaaaacaatatttgaaatctccttgtgaattttgctagagtatgggtcagtgttttgattgcagaagagttcgacaaaggattactaacataataaaacaactccaggtatatttttgatgaggatatgacaatgcaaaatggttaaaatctcttaaaaatctatgctgaatgataaagaccctttattaataatttacttggggaaaaaatggaaaaaactaaaatataagtacataatccgattaatcgattaatcgtaaaaataatcgacagattcatcgattatcaaaataatcgttagttgcagccctacttTTGGCACATAGCTGTGACTCGGTTTGAGGACGACTCTACAGACTCCCAAACTCAAGACAAGAAGCACTGACTGACAGTGCTTGCAGGTCACCCACTCGCTTGACAGATGCTAAAGTCAGAAGGAGGCCGATTGTAAGTGGCAGGGGCCACAAGCTGACCGACTGGAGCAGCTCAAAGGAAGGGCCTCACAGGGCCCTGAGGCCTAAAGTGCGAAGTTGACACAGTATAAGGGCTAGGCAGATTCAATCTACGAGCTCCTTAACGAATAACCTAAACTTAACGACGAAGTTGCTTCTGTTGACTGACTGGCCAGCTAAGAGAGAATGATTCACAGTGATAGCTACCACATATACTATAAGCATGGAAGGGGTTTGCCTTTTATTCAGCAGCATTTTGTAGAAAGGTTAGCTTGTATGACACATCACATGATGACGAATCCTGATTCTGTGCTGCACACCAGTCAGAGAAGCCTGACCATTTAAGGGAGTTAAGAAGTCTTGTAGACACAGCTCTTGCTTCTAAAATGGTATTAGTAACACTCACAAGGATCAGCAAAGGCTCCCATCAAGGGGCCAAACATGAAGGCTCCACAGCTTTTCCCAGGGATGAGAAATCATATCCTTTGCATGCAAGAGAAGGTCCTTTCTCAGGGGTATTGGCCAGTGGGCTGCTGATAGCACCTGAATCAACTTTAGAAACCACATCTGactcctccagagtggggccaccaaGAGGACTGAGCATCTGACTTCCCTAACCCGTGTGATGACCTCAGTAAGAAGAGCAACTGGGGGAAGGTATACAGGTGAGCACTGGGCCAATCATGGGCCAGGGCATCTTGCTGTTTCGAAAATGAATTGGGCACTAAAAGTTGTCTTCTGTGGCAAAGAGGTCCACCTCTACCTTGCCGAAGACAGACCAGATTATTTGAACCATTTGAGGATGTAGTCTCCATTTTCCTGGAGCCACATTGACCATGGACAGCATGTCTGCCTCTTGGTTCTGTCTGCTCAGCACATGACCTGCTCTTAGTGTGAAGACCCCCATTTGAAAGACGCTGCTAGCAGCTGAATAGTCAAGGAGTGTTCCATGCCAGCATCCGGGCAGAATCAATAACTGCCCCAAGAAAGATCACTTGCTGGCTGAGAGATCTTGGCCAAATTGATTCTCCACCCGAGCTGCTCTAGGTGGCTGAGCAGCAGCGACCTGTAAACGATGAGTTCCCGTTCTGATCTGGCTAAGACCAGCCATTCGTTAAGGTAAATCAGAATGTGGATTctcatctgtctcagaggggaaagaGCCATGTCTATGCACTTTGTAAAAGTTTGATGGACCAGAAACAGTCCGAATGACAGGAGTTTATACTGATAGGCCACTTCCTTGAATGTGAATCTCAAGAACGGTCTATAATGGGGGACCTTGGGGCATATTTGCACAAGCATCTATTTCAATGTCAGTGTCATGATTGGCAGTCTCATTTCCTAGCGATTTAGATGTCTGAGATCAAGAATGGGTCTGAACCTACCATCTTTCTTGGGAACAAGGAAGTAACAGCTGAAAATGTCAAGACTCGCTGTTCACTAGAGGGACCATTTCCATTGTTCATTTTGCAAGCAGTGTTTGTACTTCGGAACAGAGAACATAAGAATGATTATCCTGTACCAAGGTTTGAATGATACCTCTGAAGTGAGGCGGCCTGCGAGCGAACTGAAGCGAGTACCCTTGTTCTATGGTCTTAGGAACCCAACTTGTCACATGCGGGATATCTTTCTAAGCCTGAAATCAGTTAATGTCTGAAGCTGGATGGCAAATGGTTTTCTagttttttgaatggtagttcaCGGAGTCACCAGCAGCAGCCTCCTCCTCAGATCCCCCaaagaaatcaagccacttgcaGCTGAAGAGGACCGCTGATCCTCACGTGTGATACAGGAGCTGCACCTGTGTGAGTTCACTCGATGCACTGGATGGCTGCAGGGGAAGGCAAAGGTTTCTGGCTTCTTCCGCTGCCGGGACTCCTTCACACGTTGGCGAGCAACAGACTGGGCGAAAACGAAATTTCACTTAGAAAAGACTTAAATAGCAGTCGGCTCCATCCCTTTTGGAGGGTTGAAGTGAGATTTGGTTTGTGCAGTTACATGACCATGAACAAATCAAGCTTCAGTATCAGAGTAAACAGGTGTTTCCTCATAAGCATCAGCGACCCAACGGGAGAGACTGTTCGAAAGGGAATGGCTCTCAACGTCcagctggtctcccagcctgaccAGACAACAGACCAGCCTGACCAGACTGGGACACCAACCAAGACcagcaaaatatttttaaggtttttttttttttttttcagcaaccgCTTGTTATTGTCAATAACTTAAAGATAGACTCCACTGCAATTTATTTTCAACAGAAATTAAACGTTACAGAAATGCAAcacttacttttttaaatacacaatttatAATGGAAAATAGATATTGTAAAGGCCCTTTGACAGGGCAGGTGGACATGGATGGTGTGGATGCTTGTGTGCTTCCAATGCTTCATCTCAACTATTAATGTCAGACGCGTTTCTAGGTGCTTGATGGCAGTTAATatactgtttatttatattttatcctACCCGTTTAATCATCATGTGTGTAACCTCCGATAATGACCGGGAAATTACTGCTTTAATTAACTTTAACAGTTAGATAACCTTCATGTAATTGAGCATAGCTCACTACAGTGACAACAGTTAGTCAATATTGAGCTCAGGACCTCCCAGGTAAAGGTCAAACAGTAGCAAATCCGTCCGggtgtttaataataaaatcataacgCATAACTTAAGGGGGGAAACCCCACTTACCGCTTTTAGCTGTTCCAGTCGGTCCTTCATCTTTGGTTCAATGTGTTATGAGACGTAAAGGATTTCAAACTGCTGTATTGTAAGTGTAGAAGAGCAGTCGAAAGAGCAACGATGTTTTCAGATCGGATAAAAAGAAACCATCTCGACTACAGCATGAACACACCAAGTTTAGAACAGCTCGGGATTCTAATTGTAAAAACTCAAggggaaaatgaataaaaaagaataataaataagtaataatgtttttatattaaaaaaagaatagcgTTCttctttatgtaaaaataaaatagagtcaAACTACGCCAGTGTCGTTCTTGTCTTCTAGTGGTCTAAGCCTATCCTCTCAGAGCGGATTAGAGCAACAGTTGTATGCTGGGTAGCTAATCTTCCTCTACCGAACTGCTGCTTTTTTCCACTAACACACATTTGATTTGAGTGATGTAACAGATCTCACACAGACGGCGAGGCCACGGATAATTTACTCGATGTTAGTAGGACTgagatttaacattaaaaatgaagatatacgttatataaatttaaataaatcactaaGACATATTTAAAGCtacttaatttacattttaaaatggaataaaaataaaaatattgaatttatttatatatatatatattatatatatatatatatatatatatatatatatatatattatatatatatataactatttcaCTTCTGTCATTCAACATTAAACAAAAAGTCAAGGTGGGCTGGGGTAAATTGAGGTACTACAAAAATGCTTAAAATCTATTTGCTTTTAAAGCAGTGACTGAAATAACATGTCAAGAAAACTGCAAGTATTTAATGTTGTTATTTGGACAAGAGTTTACCagttattttgtatatttctcctcaccaaaaaaagttcaaaaagagGCCAAAGAATCAAGCGTTGTGTCACAAAGCAGCACATTGACTTTAGTGGTTTTGACTCAGCTTGgatgagacaaaaacaacaaTGATTTACcatcccattaaaaaaaaaatgtaaagagcaaaacaaatatatgaaaaacaaattTAAGCGAGAGAAAATCTTCATCTTAAGCACACTACGaagctattgaaaaaaaaaaacaatataagaaGAGGTCAGAGATTGTGAAAGATTTGGACaaagcattaatttattatttacggTCCACAAGTATTTAATCTTTGTACAGTTCTcacatggacaaataaaatgtttttactagTAAATATTGAGAGATAAATTCAACATAATAGAAGTGCTTGTGTTTGTtaccactcttttttttttatccactgatggtcaaaatatgaaaagaaagacaaaaatggGAAGGATAGATCGAATGGCTCAAAATGAGAACGTAACATTGGCCTCAGATTGGTGCATCATCCTTGATGGTTTTCAGGAAAAACTTTAGCTTTTACTTTTTCAACAGTTGCTGTGTGACAGTGATGCTGTGTTGAAATTCCAAAGTTAAAATGACAGCTTTGGATGTACAGAGAAATGTTTCGATGTGAGACACCACTTTAAGTCTGCTGTGGTTTATGTACATGGAAGTGGGAACTTAATTTCAAAACTGAGCATCTATACGTGTGCTCAcactgaaataaatcaaaaagGATCTGCATCATCAAAAAAAGCCAGTCACTGGGCTTTGAAATGTGCTTTTAGCACAACAGTAACTGTCTAAAACCAAATCTTCTAAATGCAATTGAAGCTGTGATTACTGGTAAGAGAGATGAGACAGTCCATGACTTTTGTTTATCTGTACAGATAGTCAGCTTGGATGTTGGCAGCGATCTCCGCCTCCCACTTGTCTCCATTGTTGAGGAGTTTCTCTTTATTATAAAGCAATTCCTCATGAGTCTCTGTGGAGAACTCAAAGTTGGGACCCTAAGAAAAAGACAGACAGGTAAAGGTAGACATTAACTAGTAAATCTGGTCATACAGAATGTTTTTATCCTTCATCACCATGTAGATTTGAAATCAACCTGTAACCAAACtgtaacatttaaacacatttatgttGCAAATATAGTTGCAAATGCTGGTTTTAACAGAGCGTGAAAGATACATCCACAAACTTAATTTGGTCAATTGAAAAACACGTCCCTTCATTCTCCCAGTGTCAAATTGGTGTAACAACCCCACCCAGTGGCCACAGTCTTACCCACACATTAACCTGTACCTCATCGAGTCACCAGGTACGTCAGTGAATGACTTTACTTCGTATTTGAAAGAAAACctctttaaatgtatatattatgtctttatatttagagatatttaaaaaaatgcagtttagGTATAAGATAAGAGACTTCTTACCACCCCTTaacctgaatgaatgaatgaatattctatttgttttctctcgctatatatatatatatatatatatatatatatatatatagtattgttctGTGCTGTATTAATTTTgacagctcaaaaaaaaaaaaatctttttctcTCAAAATTTCCAGACACACTGATGACACATTAAACAGCCCGTTAAGGGACATGATGCATAGTTGAAATGTGCTGCTAGGTGCTCACCTCTACAATAGCATCCACAGGGCAGGCCTCCTGGCAAAAGCCACAGTAGATGCATTTGGTCATGTCTATGTCATAGCGTGTTGTTCGCCTGCTGCCGTCAAGACGAGGTTCTGCCTCAATAGTGAtggcctgagagagagaaaacatgggGGTCACcttgtacatttaaattttactatGACGCTTCTTACTCACATGTGTAATCAGAAAGAAGTGTACCTGGGCTGGACAAATGGCCTCACAAAgtttacatgcaatgcagcgcTCCTCTCCAGAGGGATACCTGCGCAGCGCATGCTCACCACGGAAACGGGGCGACAGAGGGCCCTTCTCGAATGGGTAGTTGATTGTGGCAGGTTCACGGAAGAGATAGCTCATGGTCATTCCCAAACCTGCATCAAGACAAATATCAGGTGGACCTGCTTTTTCGAGTGCTGGGGATAATTTTAGTGATGACTAGGAAGTGCATTACAAGTTAAAAGTCTCATGCTATCACTGACCTCTGAACAGCTCTGTCCACAAAAGTGTCTGAGCTGCACGGTCCGTGATGGACTTCATATCTGTGGCGTCCTCCAGGTTATTGACATATTCTGCAAAAAGAAAAACGCTACGATATAGTACAAGGTTTTATATTAAGACCATATTTTGGACCATACGATACTTACTAATCCCTGCTCTGTGTGCAGATAGACTGAGAGGACGTACAAGATTTTGACTAGCCAGAAATGACCCTAAGGAGTAAGCAAACAACAATCACTCCTCTGAGAAAGACAGACATTATGTTGATTACATATATAGACTTACATAAATGTCACTGTTTCTGTTGCTTTTTTTTACTCATATATTGCTTCTAATAATTCAGAGACCCACCTGGCCTGGATACGGTGTAGACCACACGTAATGCCGCAGACATCTCAATGAAGTGCACTGTAAGAGATAGAGACAGGGAGGGAAACTAGGGCTTGTTATTACAACATTAAACATTCTTGTGGTCAAATACTGACAATTTTTAATCATCTTTTTTCGATTTAATGATCAAAAATAGGCTAATACACCATATTCAATATAACATTTCAtaacttttatattaatataactttaattataaAGGTTAGCTGTTAAGTTACGAAATGGTGTACCATGAATTGCTTCCCCCTTATAGAACGTAAACAAAAACCCATAAGATTGGTTCCGATGACATAGCGAGCAGCAGCTACATAAATCAGGTTAATTTGAGTACCGCATATCAATTATCGCTATTTCATATAGCGTTATAGACAACATGTAATACATCCAAAATAATAAGGCAACTGTTTGACTGGGCAACACAGATACTGTAGGACCGCAGCAATGGTTTAGCACACGAGCACAAGCCGACTCCTTGGCTTTCTACATATTTACAATACCGTTTCTGCAtattataaagtttactaaaCATATTTAATCCCTGCATAATTATATATAACTCAGTGTTCTTAGCTTCTATGGCAGTGCAGTGTTTGTAGTTGCATATCCACAGGATGATTTCTCAAGGACTTTCAATGACTACTATTCGTATAACTGTTATgccaatgtttttctttttaatacagTGTTAATTACATCGGTTCCACAAAATGCGGTGCATGCTCACTCAAAGCATAGACAACGAAagcaaaaagtttaaaaagaagtTCACACTCACCGGACACTTGCTATTTGGCCTTCTCAACCAGAACAGCGGACGATTGTGGAAACGCACATGCAAAACGCCggaagtgaattttttttttcttgcagacaGAATACATAAAATccctgaaataataaataaataaaacacacaaaaataaaattaataataccaTCATTATTGCGAACGCGTGTTTCTCTATTATCTCATTAAGAATTCACCGCTGTAACGTTAGTTGCAAACTGTTTTTGTACATTCTATGGTTCCAACACTCATTTTGTTCAGTAGAGATAAATAGTTCAACCAGTGCAAAATCCAGATTTGGACACATATATCTTTGGCTTTATGAAAGTCcgatgtaccaaaaaaaaaaaaaaaaataataataataataataataataaaataataataaaagaaaagaaaaaacaactaaCTATTTTTTTAACCTACtgaattcttcagatattaataaGGATTAGTGAGTCCAgacatctgaaaataaataaaaagaactgGAGGCAGGTAGATTCCCAATTATAATTCaccaaacatctttttttttctgaaacaagatatacttaaataataatataatgttataaataattctagctttttattttattctttattcttaTAATAAGCCTATCCTTCACTTAAACAAAATCGTTTTAATATAACAAGTTTATTTCACTACCTGAGGGGTTCTACAGGTGCTTACAC contains the following coding sequences:
- the LOC128017064 gene encoding NADH-ubiquinone oxidoreductase subunit 8, which produces MSAALRVVYTVSRPGSFLASQNLVRPLSLSAHRAGIKYVNNLEDATDMKSITDRAAQTLLWTELFRGLGMTMSYLFREPATINYPFEKGPLSPRFRGEHALRRYPSGEERCIACKLCEAICPAQAITIEAEPRLDGSRRTTRYDIDMTKCIYCGFCQEACPVDAIVEGPNFEFSTETHEELLYNKEKLLNNGDKWEAEIAANIQADYLYR